One Micromonospora eburnea genomic region harbors:
- a CDS encoding sugar ABC transporter ATP-binding protein, with translation MTSPATIAAPTTAAVEVTGLSRHFGAVRALQDVTLSVPAGSLTAVMGENGAGKSTLMKILAGLDSPTSGTVRVAGEEVRRFHPATLLSRHQVALVPQELALAQDRTVAENIMLGAEPGSRPFPDRRRIDERAAELLDRLGLRVDPRDAVRHLDAASQQLVVVARSLARQARVVIFDEPTSILSPAESDRLFGVIRSLQADGVTMLYVSHRMPEVFALSQHIHVLRDGRHVGDWPTAQVTPDEVVSAMVGRELAAEFARHDTPPPAATATPRLRMRAVSGAGFTGVDLDVAPGEVVGVAGLPDSGRIELLRGIFGADPVTGGELSLDGERFTARAPRDAIRARVAYLPGERRQQGILPTMSVADNVNILTLGRRQRLGLLRRGALRRDAESRARDLRVKTSTTAQGITQLSGGNQQKALLARWLSIEPRLMLLDEPTRGVDVGAKAEIYRLFRTLTETGVSIVVSSSDLPELLTVSDRIAVMAAGRLVGVLSAAEATEERVMALATGAHTMKENA, from the coding sequence ATGACCAGCCCGGCCACGATCGCCGCCCCGACGACGGCCGCCGTCGAGGTGACAGGTCTGTCGAGACACTTCGGCGCCGTCCGTGCCCTGCAGGACGTCACCCTGAGCGTCCCCGCCGGCAGCCTCACCGCCGTGATGGGGGAGAACGGCGCCGGCAAGTCGACACTCATGAAGATCCTGGCCGGGCTGGACTCGCCCACCAGCGGCACGGTGCGGGTGGCCGGCGAGGAGGTCCGCCGGTTCCACCCGGCCACCCTGCTCAGCCGCCACCAGGTCGCCCTGGTGCCGCAGGAGCTGGCCCTGGCCCAGGACCGCACCGTCGCCGAGAACATCATGCTCGGCGCCGAGCCCGGCTCCCGCCCGTTCCCCGACCGCCGCCGCATCGACGAGCGGGCCGCCGAACTGCTGGACCGGCTCGGCCTGCGGGTCGACCCGCGCGACGCCGTACGCCACCTCGACGCCGCCTCGCAGCAACTCGTCGTCGTCGCCCGCTCCCTGGCCCGCCAGGCGCGGGTGGTGATCTTCGACGAGCCGACGTCGATCCTGTCGCCGGCCGAGTCGGACCGGCTGTTCGGGGTCATCCGGTCGTTGCAGGCCGACGGCGTCACCATGCTGTACGTCTCGCACCGGATGCCCGAGGTCTTCGCGCTGTCCCAGCACATCCACGTGCTGCGCGACGGACGGCACGTGGGTGACTGGCCCACCGCGCAGGTCACCCCCGACGAGGTGGTCTCGGCCATGGTCGGCCGGGAACTGGCCGCCGAATTCGCCCGGCACGACACGCCCCCGCCCGCCGCGACGGCCACCCCCCGGCTGCGGATGCGCGCCGTCTCCGGGGCCGGGTTCACCGGCGTCGATCTCGACGTCGCGCCCGGCGAGGTGGTCGGCGTGGCCGGCCTGCCCGACAGCGGCCGGATCGAACTGCTGCGCGGCATCTTCGGCGCCGACCCGGTCACCGGCGGCGAGCTGTCACTCGACGGCGAACGGTTCACCGCCCGCGCGCCGCGCGACGCCATCCGCGCCCGCGTCGCGTACCTGCCGGGGGAGCGCCGCCAGCAGGGCATCCTGCCGACGATGAGCGTCGCCGACAACGTCAACATCCTGACGCTCGGCCGGCGGCAGCGACTCGGCCTGCTGCGCCGCGGGGCGCTGCGCCGCGACGCCGAGTCCCGCGCCCGCGACCTGCGGGTGAAGACCTCCACCACCGCGCAGGGCATCACCCAGCTCTCCGGCGGCAACCAGCAGAAGGCCCTCCTCGCCCGCTGGCTGTCCATCGAGCCCCGGCTGATGCTGCTCGACGAACCCACCCGCGGCGTCGACGTCGGCGCCAAGGCTGAGATCTACCGGCTGTTCCGCACCCTGACCGAGACCGGCGTGTCGATCGTCGTCTCCTCCTCGGACCTGCCCGAGCTGCTGACCGTCAGCGACCGGATCGCCGTCATGGCCGCCGGACGCCTGGTCGGCGTGCTCTCGGCGGCCGAGGCCACCGAGGAGAGGGTCATGGCGCTGGCCACCGGCGCACACACCATGAAGGAGAACGCATGA
- a CDS encoding substrate-binding domain-containing protein gives MKLSLRRRIAVVATLGLALAGNAACGAVTPASTATADGGFKLADYIKKAVEKGEPLKIKLSYHDPSLAFAVPIRQGMERGAKEFGIDAQMIGPSGGNPADQVAELQTLINQKQIHGLAVSSSSNDALKPVIAQAYDAGIPIISFNTNNPESKQMGFVGQDLVASGRSLAKELLGVLNGKTGKVVVTSVDSGAGWSNDRFTGFQEGVKDSGLQIVGPVNTGNEPSAAYNTIESTMAAQKDAIALVSLDCCSFTAGAKWLQQSGNAGKIHSVGFDVQPQTVEYLKSGVLDLTISQAPAEQGYQAVKLLAEYLKNGTEIKSVDTGVLVVTPATVDDVPVEG, from the coding sequence ATGAAGCTCTCCCTCCGGCGACGGATCGCCGTCGTCGCCACCCTCGGCCTCGCCCTGGCGGGCAACGCCGCCTGCGGCGCGGTGACCCCGGCCAGCACCGCCACCGCGGACGGCGGCTTCAAGCTCGCCGACTACATCAAGAAGGCCGTCGAGAAGGGCGAACCGCTCAAGATCAAGCTGAGCTACCACGACCCGTCGCTGGCCTTCGCCGTGCCGATCCGCCAGGGCATGGAGCGCGGAGCCAAGGAGTTCGGCATCGACGCCCAGATGATCGGCCCGTCCGGCGGCAACCCCGCCGACCAGGTCGCCGAGCTGCAAACCCTGATCAACCAGAAGCAGATCCACGGCCTGGCCGTCTCCTCGTCCAGCAACGACGCCCTGAAGCCGGTCATCGCCCAGGCGTACGACGCGGGCATTCCCATCATCTCGTTCAACACCAACAACCCGGAGTCCAAGCAGATGGGCTTCGTCGGTCAGGACCTGGTGGCCTCCGGGCGGTCCCTGGCCAAGGAACTGCTCGGTGTGCTCAACGGCAAGACCGGCAAGGTGGTGGTCACCTCCGTCGACTCCGGCGCCGGCTGGTCCAACGACCGGTTCACCGGCTTCCAGGAGGGTGTGAAGGACTCCGGCCTGCAGATCGTCGGGCCGGTGAACACCGGCAACGAGCCCAGCGCCGCCTACAACACCATCGAGTCGACGATGGCCGCCCAGAAGGACGCCATCGCCCTGGTCTCCCTCGACTGCTGCAGCTTTACCGCCGGGGCCAAGTGGCTCCAGCAGTCCGGCAACGCCGGGAAGATCCACTCTGTGGGCTTCGACGTGCAGCCGCAGACCGTCGAGTACCTCAAGTCCGGCGTGCTCGACCTGACCATCAGCCAGGCCCCGGCCGAGCAGGGCTACCAGGCCGTCAAGCTGCTGGCCGAGTACCTGAAGAACGGCACCGAGATCAAGAGCGTCGACACCGGCGTACTCGTCGTCACCCCCGCCACCGTCGACGACGTGCCGGTGGAGGGCTGA
- a CDS encoding ribokinase, which yields MKIAVVGSYGAGLTMRVPRVPVAGETLSGGVFASGHGGKGSNQAVAAARLGARVSLLTAVGRDQFGAAAYELWAREGVDATGVRTTEAATMVGFILVDTDGENRIAIAPGALDELSPADVEGFADRIAEADLVVVSLEIPLPVALAALRTAHRRGVRTLLNPAPAVALPDEAWAWIDVVTPNASEARVLTGRAPEDPATGDELVELIRTRYAGTIVLTLGADGALIDHDGERVRVDPVTVPHVVDTTGAGDAFTGALAVALARGDALTDAVRFAAAAGAHAVGIAEVIPALPYPDDVAALLRK from the coding sequence ATGAAGATTGCAGTGGTCGGCAGCTACGGCGCCGGGCTCACCATGCGGGTGCCCCGGGTGCCGGTCGCCGGGGAAACGCTGTCCGGGGGCGTGTTCGCCTCCGGACACGGGGGCAAGGGCTCGAACCAGGCCGTGGCGGCAGCCCGGCTGGGCGCGCGGGTCAGCCTGCTGACGGCCGTGGGGCGGGACCAGTTCGGTGCCGCCGCGTACGAGCTGTGGGCGCGGGAGGGCGTCGACGCCACCGGAGTGCGCACCACGGAGGCGGCCACCATGGTCGGGTTCATCCTCGTCGACACCGACGGGGAGAACCGGATCGCCATCGCCCCCGGCGCACTGGACGAGCTGTCCCCGGCCGACGTCGAGGGCTTCGCCGACCGCATCGCCGAGGCCGACCTGGTGGTGGTCTCGCTGGAGATCCCGCTGCCGGTCGCCCTCGCCGCCCTGCGTACCGCCCACCGGCGCGGCGTGCGTACGCTGCTCAACCCCGCTCCGGCCGTCGCGCTGCCCGACGAGGCGTGGGCCTGGATCGACGTGGTGACACCCAACGCCAGCGAGGCGCGGGTGCTCACCGGCCGTGCCCCCGAGGACCCGGCCACCGGCGACGAACTGGTGGAGCTGATCCGCACCCGCTACGCCGGGACGATCGTGCTCACCCTCGGTGCCGACGGAGCTCTCATCGACCACGACGGAGAGCGGGTACGCGTCGATCCGGTCACCGTCCCCCACGTCGTCGACACCACCGGCGCCGGCGACGCCTTCACCGGCGCCCTCGCCGTGGCCCTGGCCCGCGGCGACGCCCTCACCGACGCGGTCCGCTTCGCGGCCGCGGCCGGCGCGCACGCCGTCGGCATCGCCGAGGTGATCCCCGCCCTGCCGTACCCGGACGACGTTGCGGCCCTGCTGAGGAAGTGA
- a CDS encoding ABC transporter ATP-binding protein, translating to MILDGAGSEPVLELSDVTFRRADKEILRGITFTVRAGEHWALLGPNGAGKSTILGLCGAVNHPTSGTVRVLGERLGRVELQALRRMIGHVNPRHPLRSPLTVREVVLTGITGTTETPPRWRARPDQVDKADALIGAVGLSGKADERWPTLSQGERGRTLIARALVNEPRLLLLDEPATGLDVAAREQLLDTIDMLDETHPRIASILVTHHLEELPATTTHALLVAAGLVVAAGPARATVTTENVSASFDHPIEVHEDGGRWLARTARARRRDFVTFSAAGG from the coding sequence GTGATTCTCGACGGGGCGGGCTCGGAGCCGGTGCTGGAACTGAGCGACGTGACCTTCCGGAGGGCGGACAAGGAGATTCTCCGGGGGATCACCTTCACGGTCAGGGCCGGCGAACACTGGGCGCTTCTCGGCCCCAACGGGGCGGGCAAGAGCACCATCCTCGGTCTCTGCGGGGCGGTCAACCATCCGACCTCGGGCACCGTGCGGGTTCTGGGTGAGCGACTCGGCCGCGTCGAGCTGCAAGCGTTACGCCGGATGATCGGGCACGTCAACCCGCGCCATCCGCTGCGCTCACCCCTGACGGTCCGCGAGGTGGTCCTCACCGGGATCACGGGCACGACCGAGACGCCGCCGCGCTGGCGGGCCCGACCGGATCAGGTCGACAAGGCCGACGCGCTCATCGGCGCGGTGGGGCTGAGCGGAAAGGCCGATGAGCGCTGGCCTACGCTTTCCCAGGGGGAACGAGGCCGGACCCTCATCGCTCGCGCGCTCGTCAACGAGCCGCGGCTCCTTCTGCTGGACGAGCCGGCCACGGGCCTGGACGTCGCCGCCCGTGAGCAGCTTCTCGACACCATCGACATGCTGGACGAGACCCATCCTCGGATCGCGTCGATCCTGGTCACCCACCACCTCGAAGAGCTGCCGGCCACGACCACACACGCGCTGCTGGTGGCGGCGGGCCTCGTCGTGGCGGCGGGGCCGGCGCGCGCCACGGTGACGACGGAGAACGTTTCCGCCTCCTTCGACCACCCCATCGAGGTGCACGAGGATGGCGGACGGTGGCTCGCCCGCACGGCGCGGGCACGGCGTCGAGACTTCGTGACATTCAGCGCGGCAGGTGGGTGA
- a CDS encoding FadR/GntR family transcriptional regulator: protein MPPLVQRHPLAAQTADVLLAHVRAGTWPLGHKLPGETTLAARLGVGRSTLREAIRELAGKGVLDSRQGSGVFVTALDVAEDRAAVLRRASVVAVIEARIAVEAEAAALAAERRTPVDLRAIRRALAQRSAGERRVEEHVDADMAFHRAVIVAAHNDVLTELFDSFVPRIHVAMVDMLRAHPLASPEADQMAHRALVEAIAHRDPQSAAHCSRSHLSALKRALA from the coding sequence ATGCCTCCGTTGGTTCAGCGGCACCCGCTTGCCGCACAGACTGCGGATGTCCTGCTGGCACACGTCCGTGCCGGCACGTGGCCGCTGGGGCACAAACTCCCCGGTGAGACGACACTGGCGGCGCGGCTGGGCGTCGGGCGGTCGACCCTGCGAGAGGCCATCCGTGAGCTTGCCGGTAAGGGTGTGCTCGACTCCCGGCAGGGGTCGGGCGTGTTCGTCACCGCGCTCGACGTCGCCGAGGACCGGGCGGCGGTGCTACGTCGTGCGTCCGTTGTCGCGGTCATCGAGGCGCGGATCGCGGTCGAGGCCGAGGCTGCCGCGCTGGCGGCCGAACGGCGTACCCCGGTGGACCTCCGTGCGATCCGACGGGCGTTGGCCCAGCGGTCGGCGGGCGAGCGACGCGTCGAGGAACACGTCGACGCCGACATGGCATTCCATCGTGCGGTCATCGTCGCGGCGCACAACGACGTGCTGACCGAGTTGTTCGACAGCTTCGTCCCACGCATCCACGTGGCCATGGTCGACATGTTGCGGGCGCACCCGCTGGCCTCGCCCGAGGCGGACCAGATGGCGCACCGGGCGCTCGTCGAGGCGATCGCCCATCGTGACCCGCAGTCCGCCGCGCACTGCAGCCGGTCTCACCTGAGCGCCCTGAAGCGGGCACTCGCGTGA
- a CDS encoding SAM-dependent methyltransferase, which yields MAGPDAELAAKIQSDVPHAARIWNYWMGGKDNFQADRAAGDAVAEVYPEIVVMAQQSRRFLVRAVRFLAAEAGIRQFLDIGTGLPTMQNTHAVAQQVAPESRIVYVDNDPMVLVHARALLTSTTSEGVTTYVPADYHDPEAILAEAARTLDFDQPIAVMFMGVMGYEPDLDVVRSIVRRTMDATTSGSYLVLWDGTDTSPAVVTGAERLAESGGVPYILRSPDELATCFTGLTMVEPGLVPIPLWHSDDPADKGIDAYGAVARKP from the coding sequence ATGGCCGGCCCGGATGCCGAACTCGCCGCAAAGATCCAGTCCGACGTGCCGCACGCGGCGCGGATCTGGAACTACTGGATGGGCGGCAAGGACAACTTCCAGGCCGACCGGGCGGCCGGTGACGCCGTCGCCGAGGTCTACCCGGAGATCGTCGTCATGGCGCAGCAGTCCCGCCGGTTCCTGGTGCGGGCCGTGCGCTTCCTGGCCGCCGAGGCGGGCATCCGGCAGTTCCTGGACATCGGCACCGGTCTGCCCACCATGCAGAACACCCACGCGGTCGCCCAGCAGGTCGCGCCCGAGTCACGGATCGTCTACGTGGACAACGACCCGATGGTCCTCGTGCACGCCCGGGCCCTGCTGACCAGCACGACCTCCGAGGGCGTCACCACCTACGTGCCCGCCGACTACCACGACCCGGAGGCGATCCTCGCCGAGGCGGCGCGGACGCTGGACTTCGACCAGCCGATCGCCGTGATGTTCATGGGCGTGATGGGCTACGAGCCGGACCTGGACGTGGTGCGCTCGATCGTCCGGCGGACGATGGACGCCACCACGTCCGGCAGCTACCTGGTGTTGTGGGACGGCACCGACACCAGCCCCGCGGTGGTCACCGGTGCCGAACGGCTGGCGGAGAGCGGCGGCGTCCCGTACATTCTACGCAGTCCGGACGAGCTCGCCACCTGCTTCACGGGGCTCACGATGGTGGAGCCCGGCCTGGTGCCCATTCCGCTGTGGCACTCCGACGACCCCGCGGACAAGGGCATCGACGCGTACGGCGCCGTCGCCCGCAAGCCCTAA
- a CDS encoding dolichyl-phosphate-mannose--protein mannosyltransferase — translation MSLSPAEALPNVARQRLTPFDPRGDRYSWVATAAVVVIAAVLRLVDLAGPKGKIFDERYYATDAYNLLTRGIEWDEKNNTAGYVVHPPLGKWMIALGEWLFGYNEFGWRIAAAVTGTASVLILVRVARRMFGSTALGCAAGLLMALDGMHLVLSRSALLDIFLMFFVLAAFGTLVLDRDARRRRWSRTLEDGPGQGARAGRPRFAVPWWRLATFVLLGCACAVKWSGVWYVVAFAALMLYWEAQTRRSAGVRRPWRGGLLDEIGWLVLGGVLVCAVYLASWAGWFGSDDGYFRHWLRDTGQRETPVIGALRNLWHYHQEALGFHTGLQDPHPYQSWPWQWLLLGRPVAFDFWCGGECAGPAPAREILLLGTPVLWWSFIPALGALVWFGIARRDWRAGSIGVGVVAGLLPWFYFAAVDNRTMFYFYALPAEPFLILAVVYVLGAIMTPARSPVTTGVAVGGGDSGGDRRMIGAITAGLYVLLVAACFAYFYPIYVGKTITYAEWAARMWLGSRWT, via the coding sequence ATGTCCCTGTCGCCGGCTGAAGCGTTGCCGAACGTCGCGCGGCAACGCCTGACCCCGTTCGATCCTCGCGGAGACCGCTACTCGTGGGTGGCCACCGCGGCGGTGGTGGTGATCGCGGCCGTCCTGCGCCTGGTCGACCTCGCCGGGCCGAAGGGCAAGATCTTCGACGAACGCTACTACGCCACCGACGCGTACAACCTGCTCACCCGCGGGATCGAGTGGGACGAGAAGAACAACACCGCGGGGTACGTCGTGCACCCGCCGCTCGGCAAGTGGATGATCGCGCTCGGCGAGTGGCTCTTCGGCTACAACGAGTTCGGCTGGCGTATCGCGGCCGCGGTCACCGGCACCGCGTCGGTCCTCATCCTCGTCCGGGTGGCCCGACGGATGTTCGGGTCCACCGCGCTCGGCTGCGCCGCGGGCCTGCTGATGGCGCTGGACGGCATGCATCTGGTGCTCTCCCGGTCGGCGCTGCTCGACATCTTCCTGATGTTCTTCGTCCTTGCCGCCTTCGGCACCCTGGTCCTCGACCGCGACGCCCGGCGACGCCGGTGGTCGCGGACGCTGGAGGACGGCCCCGGCCAGGGCGCACGCGCGGGTCGCCCCCGGTTCGCCGTGCCCTGGTGGCGGCTGGCCACCTTCGTCCTGCTCGGCTGCGCGTGCGCGGTCAAATGGAGCGGCGTGTGGTATGTCGTCGCGTTCGCCGCGCTGATGCTCTACTGGGAGGCCCAGACCCGACGCTCCGCCGGCGTACGGCGCCCGTGGCGCGGCGGGCTGCTCGACGAGATCGGTTGGCTGGTGCTCGGCGGGGTCCTTGTCTGCGCGGTCTACCTGGCCAGCTGGGCCGGGTGGTTCGGCAGCGACGACGGCTACTTCCGCCACTGGCTGCGCGACACCGGCCAGCGGGAGACGCCCGTCATCGGCGCGTTGCGGAACCTGTGGCACTACCACCAGGAGGCGCTGGGGTTCCATACCGGGTTGCAGGATCCACATCCATACCAGTCGTGGCCGTGGCAGTGGCTGCTGCTCGGTCGACCGGTCGCGTTCGACTTCTGGTGCGGCGGCGAGTGTGCCGGGCCGGCCCCCGCCAGGGAGATCCTGCTGCTCGGCACGCCGGTGCTGTGGTGGTCGTTCATCCCTGCCCTGGGGGCGCTGGTCTGGTTCGGCATCGCTCGGCGCGACTGGCGGGCGGGCTCGATCGGGGTGGGCGTCGTCGCCGGGTTGTTGCCCTGGTTCTACTTCGCGGCCGTCGACAACCGCACGATGTTCTACTTCTACGCCCTCCCCGCGGAGCCCTTCCTGATCCTCGCCGTGGTCTACGTGCTCGGCGCGATCATGACGCCGGCCCGTTCTCCGGTCACGACCGGCGTCGCGGTCGGCGGCGGGGACAGCGGAGGCGACCGCCGGATGATCGGCGCGATCACCGCCGGCCTGTACGTGCTGCTGGTCGCGGCCTGCTTCGCGTACTTCTATCCGATCTATGTCGGGAAGACCATCACGTACGCCGAGTGGGCGGCCCGGATGTGGCTGGGCAGCCGCTGGACGTAA
- a CDS encoding NRAMP family divalent metal transporter — protein MTAPPSSPQHGGGRGRLLVLTAGLGNGLVAAVSDVDPTTVGTMSVIGSTTGYSLAWLTVLLIPLVAGVLTIASRISVVTGHDLQRLVVLRYGRPARLLLLVSIVAVNLFTLAADVAAGGAALELLTGIGWRIWTLPLAAAVLVLLLAGAFHKVQRLLQYVMLVLIAFGVAAVLARPDWHAVARGTLVPTLPLDRLHITSALALLGTTLTSYVYVWQSISHAEERPPISRLRFQAVQSTAAVVVAVAIFWFIQVATAATLGREGTRVETSEQAARALEPVAGPGAAYLFAIGMLASTLLALPILAASTGYIVGAEFGWRRGLSQPARQALRFYLVLALTLALSVAAVLSGVDPIRLLFLASLAGGIGTPISLAFLIKLARDPRVMGGHRIPGWLAAAGWGLTAAITAIGVVFLATGA, from the coding sequence GTGACCGCCCCGCCCAGTTCGCCGCAGCACGGTGGCGGGCGCGGGCGGCTGCTCGTGCTGACCGCAGGGTTGGGCAACGGCCTGGTGGCCGCCGTGTCCGACGTCGATCCCACCACCGTGGGCACCATGTCCGTGATCGGCTCCACCACCGGTTACTCCCTGGCGTGGTTGACCGTCCTGCTGATTCCCCTGGTGGCGGGAGTGCTGACCATCGCCTCGCGGATCAGCGTCGTCACGGGCCACGACCTGCAACGTCTGGTCGTCCTGCGGTACGGCCGCCCGGCGCGGCTGCTGCTGCTCGTGTCGATCGTCGCGGTGAACCTGTTCACCCTGGCCGCCGACGTCGCCGCCGGCGGTGCCGCGCTGGAACTGCTCACCGGCATCGGCTGGCGGATCTGGACCCTGCCGTTGGCCGCCGCGGTCCTCGTACTGCTGCTCGCCGGGGCCTTTCACAAGGTGCAGCGGCTGTTGCAGTACGTCATGCTCGTGTTGATCGCCTTCGGCGTCGCCGCCGTCCTCGCCCGCCCCGACTGGCACGCCGTAGCCCGCGGCACGCTCGTCCCCACCCTGCCACTCGACAGGCTCCACATCACCTCCGCCCTCGCCCTGCTGGGCACCACCCTCACCAGCTACGTCTACGTCTGGCAGTCGATCTCCCACGCGGAGGAGCGCCCACCGATCTCCCGGCTGCGTTTCCAGGCCGTCCAGTCGACCGCGGCCGTCGTGGTGGCCGTGGCGATCTTCTGGTTCATCCAGGTCGCCACCGCCGCCACCCTCGGTCGCGAGGGCACCCGGGTCGAGACCTCGGAGCAGGCCGCCCGCGCCCTCGAACCCGTCGCCGGGCCCGGGGCCGCGTACCTGTTCGCCATCGGCATGCTCGCCTCCACCCTGCTGGCCCTGCCCATCCTGGCCGCCTCCACCGGATACATCGTCGGCGCCGAGTTCGGCTGGCGTCGCGGCCTGTCCCAGCCCGCCCGTCAGGCACTCCGCTTCTACCTGGTGCTCGCGCTCACCCTCGCGCTCAGTGTCGCCGCCGTGCTGTCCGGGGTCGACCCGATCCGGCTGTTGTTTCTCGCCAGCCTCGCCGGCGGGATAGGCACCCCCATCTCGCTGGCCTTTCTGATCAAGCTCGCCCGCGACCCCAGGGTGATGGGCGGGCACCGCATCCCCGGCTGGCTCGCCGCAGCCGGGTGGGGCCTCACCGCCGCCATCACCGCCATCGGCGTGGTGTTCCTCGCGACCGGCGCGTGA